One Amycolatopsis sp. NBC_00355 genomic window carries:
- the crtI gene encoding phytoene desaturase family protein: protein MRRVEGPSDHVVVIGAGLAGLSATLHLLGAGRRVTLLEQADAPGGRTGQQTFDGNAVDTGASVLTMPELLDEAFAAVGDSMAKNLRLTRLDPAYRARFADGSSLALRTDGDAMEAEIRAFAGAREAAGYRALRRWLTDLYEVQKDRFLATNFDSPLDLARPELVKLAALGGFGRLGPRVARYLRDERVRRLFSFQALYAGLDPARAIGAYGVISYMDTVGGVYYPEGGMGEIGRALTGAATRAGADVRFGTEAAWLERVSSRVRAVRTRSGERIPCDAVVLATELSTAYRLIGARPKRPVPLRYSPSAFVLHGRTTKAWDLGHHSIYFGAAWERTFAEIIREGRLMSDPSLLVTRPTATDPGLAGNGGEIVSVLAPAPNLNRGPIDWERVRGPYREELLRTLEARGLTGFGDEFTVDETLTPADWAARGLAAGTPFSLAHTFTQTGPFRPANLVRAAGNVVLAGCGTTPGVGIPPVLISGRLAAERITGK, encoded by the coding sequence GTGCGGCGCGTGGAAGGGCCCTCCGACCACGTCGTGGTCATCGGCGCCGGCCTGGCCGGCCTGTCGGCGACCCTGCACCTGCTCGGCGCGGGCCGCCGGGTCACGCTGCTGGAGCAGGCCGACGCCCCGGGCGGGCGCACCGGGCAGCAAACCTTCGACGGCAACGCCGTGGACACCGGCGCGAGCGTGCTGACCATGCCCGAGCTGCTCGACGAGGCGTTCGCCGCGGTCGGCGACTCGATGGCCAAGAACCTGCGCCTGACCCGGCTGGACCCGGCGTACCGGGCGCGGTTCGCCGACGGCAGTTCCCTGGCGCTGCGCACCGACGGCGACGCGATGGAGGCCGAGATCCGCGCCTTCGCCGGCGCGCGCGAAGCGGCGGGCTACCGGGCGTTGCGACGCTGGCTGACCGACCTGTACGAGGTGCAGAAGGACCGGTTCCTGGCCACGAACTTCGACTCACCGCTCGACCTCGCGCGCCCCGAACTGGTGAAACTCGCCGCCCTCGGCGGGTTCGGCCGGCTCGGCCCGCGCGTCGCCCGGTACCTGCGCGACGAGCGCGTCCGGCGGCTGTTCTCCTTCCAGGCGCTCTACGCGGGCCTCGACCCGGCCCGCGCGATCGGCGCGTACGGCGTCATCTCGTACATGGACACCGTCGGCGGCGTGTACTACCCCGAAGGCGGCATGGGCGAGATCGGCCGGGCGCTGACCGGTGCCGCGACGCGGGCGGGCGCGGACGTGCGGTTCGGCACCGAAGCGGCGTGGCTCGAGCGCGTCTCGTCCCGGGTGCGCGCGGTCCGCACGCGCTCGGGCGAGCGGATCCCGTGCGACGCCGTCGTCCTCGCCACCGAGCTGAGCACGGCGTACCGGCTCATCGGCGCCCGGCCGAAACGGCCGGTGCCGCTGCGCTACTCGCCGTCCGCCTTCGTCCTGCACGGGCGGACCACGAAGGCCTGGGACCTGGGCCACCACTCGATCTACTTCGGCGCCGCGTGGGAACGGACGTTCGCCGAGATCATCCGCGAAGGACGGCTGATGAGCGACCCGTCGCTGCTGGTCACGCGGCCGACGGCGACCGACCCGGGGCTCGCCGGGAACGGCGGCGAGATCGTCTCGGTGCTCGCGCCCGCGCCGAACCTGAACCGTGGGCCGATCGACTGGGAGCGCGTCCGCGGGCCGTACCGCGAAGAACTGCTTCGCACGCTCGAAGCGCGCGGACTGACCGGGTTCGGCGACGAGTTCACCGTCGACGAGACGCTCACCCCGGCGGACTGGGCGGCCCGCGGGCTCGCCGCCGGGACGCCGTTCTCGCTGGCGCACACGTTCACCCAGACCGGCCCGTTCCGGCCGGCGAACCTGGTGCGCGCGGCGGGCAACGTGGTGCTGGCCGGCTGCGGCACCACGCCGGGCGTCGGCATCCCGCCGGTGCTCATCTCCGGGCGGCTCGCCGCGGAACGGATCACGGGGAAGTGA